ctcataactcatgaacggaatacagtatcactacgaaacttgggggagatgatctacatatgatcatctatgaatgacataatttttgtgtaattatctggtattatgacgtcattatgacatcattatgttattatgcccaaaatatcgCCATAATAGATTTTCCAACAAGtctaggtaatgcacttaaattttaatgattttatgcttcaaaccacttaaatgctcacaaagttggctgatgctaatggaaaaaactaaaaaatatgaaaaaatatggcgtcttagatatggtaaagtgatttttggtcagacatacctgtcagaaaaccgttgccatggcaacggcaaaaatgataaacctaatctttcgctacctaactgtagccaactaaattttaggaaaagtcacaaagtttcgtagtcatagcttatgtcgttaaggaattatacaacatcaaagttggtgcgggcacttttagcccccccccagtctggatagggttaagtcatAGCTAGTCATCTACTCTCTACAATACTTTCTACGTTCtataatatttttttcttctctttactcttcagcacattgaatgacagtcatGTATGATAATGCGCAATATAAATCCTATTGCTATTGCTAAGTAGTGTTCtacatcagcggttcccaaacttttccccctgcgcacccccttgtacatgtcagtgtggttcgcgcacccccctaagcaaatgctttggtgtgctgatggccacgcaagtatgattcactgcatattatgcacagttgttttggggaaatctctattccaatagtctaggagccaaactacacttcagatggacccttccagcatacaattcaccatacaactacttaatgttcattaagtaagggttaacgttcggcgagaaggtcgctaccgtggaatagcagcacgacagagagaatctttagaccccgacgcggagcggaggggtcttgttctctctgaagtgctgctattccacaaagcgaccgactcgccgaaagttaaccaaacagtgccgttgtggaacaccgctaggcaacagcaaggtagccaggacaacaggtgttgtccatcacagcagctgattagaagagtcttgttgaaaagtcgctttagcagtgaaaagtcttgttgccattgacagcggtctgttatagaccaacccgtccgttatcgaaaaataacagacgtgcgaacgttggggagccccgttgaaatgaatggagcattcgaccgatgacgtcacaaccatataataatgctggataaaaactcacatatccaccattgctctatttagctcgcgcacccccttatggcaggccgcgcacccccaggggtgcacgcaccacagtttgggaaaccctgttctaTATCTATGGAGCGCATGTATCATAATCATGTGCAGAGGTGGATCCAGAACTGTCATTAGCAAGCATGTAGCTTGTCAAAAATGGGCAAAATAGCCATAGTGGTTACAGAGTTTTGACTTTTAGTGCCAAGGGAtcatttgaaaaaactcccgcacactgaccatttcgctgtttaaTTTTTAAGTTTAATCTTTAATATACGTTTCGTAAACTTTACCTGATGAAGATCTAGGACCGAAACGCCATGTATTAAAGAAAAccgcgaaatggtcagtgtgcaggagtttttttaaattgtctgctgagtgacccatgggccatctccgacgcacctgccagctgaggtgtgcggaaaaaaaATTCTGGTCAGGTTTAACCTAGTGCAGAGAGTTATGAATTCAATTTCACTTAACCATGCTCTTGGTATACCCCCTTGGAGTGAATAAAcagtgatgtttgtttgtttgtttgtttgtttgtttgtttctgcagAAGCTGATCTGGTTATCAATGAGGTGATGTGGTGGGACCATGGGGTCTACTATTGTTCCATTGATGCTGCGGGTGACACCAGCGGAGACTCAGACAAAGAGATCAAACTTATTGTTTATCGTAAGTATAAAGCCATGCTATCAAAGTGGTGTTTGTGTTTCCTATGATTCAATTAAGTTCCTGATCTGTTGTGGGCAGCAGTGGTTGAATAAGGGAGGTAGTCTTTGGATGGTTGGAGGCTTGCAGGTTTACCAGgaggaggaaggtgtgtgtggtcTATCTGTACACACCTTCActcatgactgaagtgcctttTTAAAAAGGCACCTAAATTGGCATTGCAtctaaaccaataccctgtgcctaattAGTTGTATGTCACTTTGagtgatttttttaaaagtgtgGCTTAGAGACTTTAaagtttgtgtgcgtctgtgtgtttttccTCAGACTGGTTGACTGTGCTCTTCATCGTCATCGGGGCGCTGCTGCTCCTCATCCTcttgtgtgtctgctgctgccagTGTTGCCCCCAGCGATGCTGTTGCTACGTACGCTGCCCCTGTTGCCCTCAGCAGTGCTGCTGTCCAGAGAAAGGTAAAAGCACTGCAgttactcttcacacacacacacacacacacacacacacacacacacacacacacacacacacacacacacacacttaaatattaaTTGAGCGTAGTTCATACTACGATGTCTCTGGCAAAAAGAGGGACACAGAGACAGGTCTGACATCGATAGAAAtcgcatatttttattttatttttttatttattttattaaataGGCATATCCGCAAGAATGGACGGACACCCCATAGATATAGAAAACTCAATGTCGTGCTGATGggtagctgtggtgtaatggttaggcagATGGACTgtaggactgtagatcacaggaatgcaggttcaatccccacccttacaaatcccttcctccctccatggctgaagtgcacttgagcaatgcacctatccccacactgcttcagggactataaccaataccctgtaatacagTATTTGTCACTTTGGGtagaagcgtcagctaagtgtaatgtaataatagtaagtgtagtgtaatgctacAATGCTTTCGTAGCACAATTTAGTGAAGTAATGGCCGTTGGGTGAAAACggttttattgtctgtttgtaccTGATCTGACTCTCGCCAGAAGAATATTGGCTACACCTTTTTCCGCAAACATATTCGCTTTGCTGCATGCGCATGttgacagcaatgcattctggatgaaaatgttgcatgatggttagaaatcttgtccggcttaccaaatttcagtcgtgtcaaactatcgcgggatcaaTGCGACTACAGACGGACCTTGCAACTCCTACggttgcttatccccgttgatgctcATCTGCATACAGTCTCCGCGGGGACACAGCACTGAACTGATAGGCCAAAAGTTCCCTCACACGCATATTGTCCCACACCCCTAAAAAAGTTTGCACTGCAGTCTGAAGTTTGCAACTTCAgttcctcctccccacctgtcccccccCTGACCTCACATGTGGTGTGCtgctagtagatcaaactggtgcgagctcttCGTCTTCTGCAACTGTAGGAAGCACACCGATCTGGTTGTGTTTGTCCTGGCTTCTATTGCGCTTGATGGCAGCTGTTCAAATTGAGACTGTGCCAAGAAATTCACTTTCTTTTCCTGATAGTTTATCATGTTACTTTCCCCACATCAATACATGTAATGTGAGTGCATACCATCTTCTGGCACAAAAAACAGTTTAACATCTCATCCTGTGTTTCAGTGCTTCAATAGCCTAGCCTTTTATTTTGACAATTCACATTAATCCTGGACACTAACTTGCACTATACTTAATAGGTCCTCCACTATCGATATATTattgctctctgtctgttcttCATTACTTGTATAGTGCTGTACTCTGTATTGACCTTACACTCTGCatttgcttgaatgtcctctttgtaagtgactttggttaaaagcgtctgCAGTATGTGATGTAAATGCTatagggactgtaacaaatacccaaTACtgataatcagggctctaaattaactttttttttcatcaacagccaaaatagtaaatagatgttaatctttctagccaaacacacactcaccaatgagtcaaagtggctagtaagctttaTTTTCTACTAACCAAACTGACTTCACCAGCAGTTGGTTGGtttgcaggtgttaatttagagccctgctgataATAATCAATGTCtatttggatgaaagcgtcagctaagtgtaatgtaatataactgatATCTATTTTTCCACACCCCTTTCCTGTGTAGCGGTGATGCAGCACAGAATGATGAAGGAAGCCCAGAAGGCCATGACGCCCTGGATGAACGGCGGCCAGCCAGTCTACGCTCCCATGAGCTCCCACAGCTCCTACCAGATGAACCCCATGCTGTACGCAGGTCAGCCCTGAAGGACAAGTCATTTCTTTGGAATGGAGTTGCATGAAActtggggatggatggatggatggatggatggatggatggatggatggatggatggatggatggatggatggatggatggatagatagatagatagatagatagatagatagatagatagatagatagatagatagatagatagatagatagatagatagatagatagatagatagatagatggatggatggatggatggatggatggatggatggatggatagatagacttAAAAGGCGCAACACCCACTTGAAATGTACGTTTTCATGTTTTCTAACATTTTTGGACGAAGTGTAGAAACATGTTTGGGCTACACCCCATGCTTGCAATGTAAATGAGTCATAAACAGACTATGGGTTCCATGAAATGGACTAAAAAGAAACACAAGATATGACCTCTTGAAAACTGATCATGACATTACGTATGAAATAGGTCAAAATGGGCCCAGCACCATATCCGTCATGTCATCCCTATTCAGTGCCACCATGTATCAAGTCTCTTTTTGCTTGTGAACATTAGACAATCCAGAATTACCTATATTCAGTTTAATTTTGTTCAGTTTAATTTTGTACAGTTTATTTTTTGCTTTTTAAATTCTCAGGACAACTTTTTCTTTCATTATTATTTCCCCCCTTCTTTATGTAAATATTATTACTACATAGTAGAGAGCAGTTGCGACCTTCATTTTACTGCCAAATGTGCCAGCACAAGAACGCGTGTGACAAatataatcttgaatcttgtatcTTCTTCCCTTCCCAGGTTCTAATTCTGGAAAGATGCCCATGACGCCAATGCAGCCCATGCAGCCCATGCCTCTTCCAGCGCCACAGCCCGTCATGGCAGCCAGGGGTCCAGGGAACGGCAGCGTTGCTATGGAGAGTGGCCACGGAACCAACCATGTGCTGGACTACCTGGAGAGCCAGGTGCACCGGATGGACGTGACCAGCCCTCTGTTGCAGCCACAGCCCAACAGCCACATGCCCCCTCCGCCTCAGCACATGCCCAAACACGTCCCTTTCTCCGCCGGTCCCCCGAGCATGCTCTCCGCCCTGGACGACGGCCCTATGAATCGCCGCCCACCACCCGGCACAGACTACAGGCGCCGTGGCAGTTTCTCCAGCGTTGACCGGCTGGATCGGCCTCAGTACGCCATGAGCCGCAGCTACAGCCAAGAGGACATGCTCAGCGATCGGGGAAGAAGGGCCAGTCCCCACGACCGGGACGGGTATCGCCCACGCTCCCGGTCCCGCGACGACCTCTTCGCTGCCGACCGGCGGCCGAGTCCTCACAGGCAGGACAGGAGATACTCGCCCCCCAGTGCCCGGCACGACTCCTGGAGCGACCAGGACAACAGGAGGGGCGGCGGCGGGGCGAGAGGAGGGCCACCGCCCAGTTACAGGGAGTACGAACCAGGCCAAAAGCCCGGCAAGCGCCACCCCCCTTCGGTAAGTAGTAAAGGGGATAACTACAGTTATCTGtaagggcagccgtggtctagtggttaaggagagataagctttaggtcagagggttgctgagggctcaaatcccacccttccagcCTCCACCTCACTCCATGTGCCCTTGTGtatattcttgccattcaaatattttgagaacacacaTTTTAAACCTGTAAAATGCAGTTTGCGATGCAATGCAAAAAAGTCAATTACCCAAAATTTCCAAATTCCCAAAAGACATATGCTATGCCCGACGAAGATCCAGGATGATCGACACgctgctgttttaatttaataaagtttatttttgggagCGTAttcagcagtgtgcagacttacCTTCTTGAACTgtttgacacttttgtctggcacctgcaacaaatgactttggatgtgtgcacccaaCCCAAAACTAATTTCCCAAAATTTTGGGAATTTTTGCAACTTCATTTTCAGCCAGAATGCAGTCTAATTTTGATTTGCCAACCAATATGCTCTGGTCTGTCAAAGCCTGCCAAAGGTTTTTAATTACTTTTTGGttcttttattgttttgttttttttccaggacaAGAGTTCTCGCAGTGGCACCAGCATAGTGATCTGACATCTCTCTCGACTCCCAGACATTCTGATTCATGCAGATACAATTCAATTAAGTGCAAAATAGGTCAGCgtatacagtggttcccaaactttttctgccggGACACCCTTTTTAGAATATTTTAGAGGGCCCCCCCTTATTCCAATCCCCAAACATTATTTGtctgtaaatattgctaaattccaATTGGGTATTCACAGGAAAAGGTAATAAAACATGTATTGCCCTTATAAGTGAGTACTGTTACTAATTTACAGTTATGTTAACTTTTAACCTGTGTATTCCCCCCACTTTTATGTATATATTAATAAAAAAGTCCATTCTGTCTGTGACTCCCCTGCACTATCtccaggggtcccgacccccagtttgggaaccactggcatcTTGTATCTCCCTGTTGTGCCTTTTGATTTTATGAAggttattttgtgtttttaaagcATTTGGTTAATATCTTGCCATTTTGGGAAATCCCTATCCCTTGTATGTACTCGTGACCTGTAAATAGCAATGATTgattttctattctatttttaaaTTTTAACTGGACATGACATGTTTTTATTTTCCACTGTGTGACTGGCGGTGATTGGGTTACTACTTACAGATGGACAGATTtaataaaaaggagaaaaaactACCTTTCATTGTGTTGTCAGTGATGTGTACTTTTCAGATCACCGTAATTCCCTCAATTTTCAACCAAGTTTCAAGCCGTTTGTTTGTTCtatggaataaaaaaaacaaaactaaaacatAAAAGTTGAATTATTTataatactgtattgtgatgAATATATTAGTGGTTATTTTGGGAGACGCATTGACATATTTCCCTCCAGGGCCCCCCTGGCGAGGGTTGTgccaccctattttttttttctgttcatcCCCTTTCACATTCATAAGCTGTGTCTTAGATGGTGCACCTGTGCACTCTGGGGCACCATGTTTCACTGCGTAATGAATTGGCCATACGCGCGGAAACATGAACAttgaagtgcaccatttgagattcagtaaCAGGTCTGTGTGTCGGTGATATTTTAAGTAGCCTATTATGTTCAGATATGCAGTGGATTATTATAATGCAATTCTTAATTCTTACTTGGAATATTGTTCAGTTTATTTCTCATCTTGGTGTATATTAGTTCAATTTATTCAAGTAgcctatttatttttgttttctatACTTCTGCTAACCTGCCTCCATAGCACCCCCTCGCTGCCTACAATTTGAAAACCACTTGTGGGTAGTTGCCAGCAGGTGAGGGTGACTAGAGGTCATATATAATTGCAATGGACTTATTGTCTCCTCGCACAGTTTTAAGTTTACCAGACTCAATATTGATATTCTGTTGTAGTTTATCCTAATTCAGATTCGGGATTCAGGACAAAAGAAACATATTCAATGCTAATGAGAGACCCCTTGATTATTGCCTTCTGTGTTTGCTGTTCAACCCCGCTAGTAGTATActattgtattgtttatttttttgcgcTCTAAAACCAGGCACGCCGCGGGGCACAGACAGGCCAACTTTTCCACTGACAGCAATCTCGTGGGTGTTGTACATCAGCCGTGCAGCTCAGAAGCCCAAGCATCGAAGCAGGTAAGGCGACAGAAAACATTCTGTGAAGTGTGTAGAAATTGGTTGTGAGCGCGCACCGTTCAGCAGCCGCGAGGGCGCTACGTCACCAAGTAAGCGCATAAACTGCTGTGCCAAAGTGGGCCAAAAAGGTACTTTGCCATTTCAGTCCACCCGTCCCGAATTTCAGCAAGTCTTATCTGGTGGTCACCATAGGCTACGGTAGCGTGGCATCAGCGTGCAATCTGCAGCGACTAATGTTATTAACTCTACTTTGAAAAACATTGTGTGGCACAGAGAATCTATCTCTACCCGTCCTGCCGCGCATCACAATGTCAGTGTGCCATCTTCAATGAAATGGAATCGGTTGCCACGGATGGCGTTTGGGTACGTTCTGTTGTGATAGAAGGCCTATACACATTCGAACCCACAGAGACAACCGAAGAAGGCAGCCCTCCCATCAGGGCGAAAACCACGGAGGGGTTCAACGGGAATGTTCTGTTTGGAGATTTTCTGTTCAAAACACAAAAGTAGCTCAAAATGACAGACATTCTCGTGTCCGTGGTGTCTGAGGCGAAACATGCCTTCCCAACACTTTCCAAACTTTCAGAGGGTGGTAGGTTGAATAGAAATCTTCTCGCCACTAAGATGAAAAC
The Engraulis encrasicolus isolate BLACKSEA-1 chromosome 12, IST_EnEncr_1.0, whole genome shotgun sequence DNA segment above includes these coding regions:
- the ildr1a gene encoding immunoglobulin-like domain-containing receptor 1a codes for the protein MLPKPSGKKLCVCADGVRAGDTMSRAICLALLIVVNLHKAVFAIQVIVPQTERSTALFASVTLRCDYSTSANPADVLVKWRYKSFCQDPVLEYHSTAYQAALQLGQDPSNDCPDRQRTVRVVAQKRGTNEPTLGAEYRERKISIQNKADLVINEVMWWDHGVYYCSIDAAGDTSGDSDKEIKLIVYHWLTVLFIVIGALLLLILLCVCCCQCCPQRCCCYVRCPCCPQQCCCPEKAVMQHRMMKEAQKAMTPWMNGGQPVYAPMSSHSSYQMNPMLYAGSNSGKMPMTPMQPMQPMPLPAPQPVMAARGPGNGSVAMESGHGTNHVLDYLESQVHRMDVTSPLLQPQPNSHMPPPPQHMPKHVPFSAGPPSMLSALDDGPMNRRPPPGTDYRRRGSFSSVDRLDRPQYAMSRSYSQEDMLSDRGRRASPHDRDGYRPRSRSRDDLFAADRRPSPHRQDRRYSPPSARHDSWSDQDNRRGGGGARGGPPPSYREYEPGQKPGKRHPPSDKSSRSGTSIVI